ACGTCTTTATTAAGTTCGAAAAAAATGTCTTGAACCAAATCTTTTTTGAGCAGTCCTCTTATGGCTTCTAATATTCGCTCTTTTTCAAATGTTAGACGGTGCATAACAGCAGTATTTTTCACTTGAATATAAAGAACACCACGTTTAAATCCTGCAAGGCTTGTATACTCAGCAAAATCTTCACCAATAATTGTTTCCCATTGTTTCCAAACAGGTATTAGTTCGAATGCTGTCTTAATTACACTTGAATTCGGCAAACCTCCAGCAATATCCGATATTTTTTCAGGTTTATCTTTACGCCTTTTCAATATTACCTTTCCTTATCCGAAATTTATTACTTTCCTTTAATACATTATTGCATATATTCTCATCCACAGCAGTTATTATAACCTGTACTTGCTCAGGTATCACCTCCAAAAATTTCCTGCCTCGTTCTGGGTCTAAATCTGAAAATAATTCGT
This is a stretch of genomic DNA from Candidatus Hydrogenedens sp.. It encodes these proteins:
- a CDS encoding DUF721 domain-containing protein, encoding MKRRKDKPEKISDIAGGLPNSSVIKTAFELIPVWKQWETIIGEDFAEYTSLAGFKRGVLYIQVKNTAVMHRLTFEKERILEAIRGLLKKDLVQDIFFELNKDVEE